In a single window of the Salvelinus namaycush isolate Seneca chromosome 18, SaNama_1.0, whole genome shotgun sequence genome:
- the LOC120063582 gene encoding serine/threonine-protein kinase N2-like has product MSAVLKLDNRMVGCTHCKPLNKQAWRQSFSIQLEQSRELGIGLFWQKWRATYTVKYLRLEEFLDNQQHFLCLCLEPQGKNFLRVAQMNRNFATWGHLMMSVLPQCSSFTTLSLFTSSDVVVNPPLSTNKATLNPLSARSSIENYTTERARMQMKDFKCISVLGRGHFGKVLLADFKKTGKLYVFKALKKRDIVTYDEEDSLMCERRIFEIINASRHPFLVNLHGCFQTSEHVCFVMEYSPGGDLMIHIHNNAFSEVQTRFYSACVLLGLEFLHLNKIVYRNLKLDNLLIDADGFVKITDFGLCKEGMGHGDRRSTFCGTPEFLAPEVLTEDNYTRMHSLKHRQTKHLSPEQQDAFTD; this is encoded by the exons ATGAGTGCAGTGTTGAAACTGGATAACAGAATGGTGGGTTGCACCCACTGCAAACCCCTGAACAAGCAGGCCTGGAGACAAAGCTTCAGCATCCAACTGGAGCAG TCTCGGGAGCTGGGGATTGGGCTCTTCTGGCAAAAATGGAGGGCGACGTATACAGTCAAGTACCTGCGCCTGGAAGAGTTCCTGGACAACCAACAACATTTTCTGTGTTTGTGCCTGGAGCCCCAGG GGAAGAACTTCCTACGTGTTGCCCAGATGAACAGGAACTTTGCCACATGGGGCCATCTGATGATGAGTGTCCTGCCTCAATGCAGTTCCTTCACCACTTTGAGTCTGTTTACTTCCTCTGATGTTGTGGTCAACCCGCCACTTTCCACCAATAAGGCCACTCTCAACCCCCTTTCTGCCAGG TCCTCCATTGAAAACTACACAACAGAGAGAGCAAGGATGCAGATGAAAGATTTCAAATGTATCTCTGTCCTGGGAAGGGGACACTTTGGAA AGGTACTTCTAGCTGACTTTAAGAAGACAGGAAAACTCTATGTCTTCAAAGCCTTGAAGAAGAGGGACATTGTGACCTATGATGAAGAAGACAG CCTTATGTGTGAGAGGAGGATCTTCGAGATAATCAACGCGTCGAGGCACCCTTTTCTGGTCAACCTCCACGGCTGCTTCCAGACCAGTGAGCATGTATGTTTTGTCATGGAGTACTCACCAGGGGGTGACCTCATGATCCATATCCATAATAACGCCTTCTCTGAGGTGCAAACCAG GTTCTACTCAGCCTGTGTTTTGCTGGGTCTAGAGTTCCTGCATCTGAATAAGATAGTTTATCG GAATTTGAAGTTGGACAACTTGCTGATAGACGCAGACGGATTTGTTAAAATCACAGACTTTGGACTTTGTAAAGAAG GGATGGGGCATGGCGACCGGAGGTCAACATTCTGTGGAACTCCAGAGTT